The window GAGATGCAAGATTATTGTCAGTAGCCAAGATTTTGGAAGTCCGTGCCTACCTGGAGTGGCAAAACACCTGAACGTCAGCTATGCATGTGGTAAGAGCAAATGCATGGTAATGTTAAAGCCCTCATTCCCTATAAAAATGTCTCACCGAAATAAGGGCTTGAGAGGTTATGCGTCACTCACAGAACTGAAGCAACACagacaagaaggaagaagagtttctcattttctttggtATAGATTAATGTATTTGCGTCATGGGAAGGCAGAGTTCCATGCAGTTCTTTTTCTCAAAAGCCAGGGCCACGGGACAGCAAAGTACAGTACAAATAAAGACGGGAGGAAAAGGATTGCAGGTCTTCAGTGCCGTGCCTTATATAGGTGTTGTATCCTCTTAGGAATGTCTTTCTTTGGCCGAGGACTGGAACAGATTTCCTCCGCCTCTGCTTTTGGGGATGAACTGTGACCCTCGGAGGTGCCTGTCTGACATGCCGGTGGACGTGTCCAATCAGTTTTACCAAGTTACTGCTCTGCTTGCTGTGCGTGGCTTGGGAAGCTGCTGGCTCCAAAGAGCACTGGCTATCAGAGTACTTTTGGGAACAGCCGTGCGGGACTGACTGCCAGATCCCTGCCCACCTGAGGGTCAGAGGAAAGGGAGCCCCAGCTGTTCCCTTGCTGGCACGAGAGAATTTCTCTTCCAGTCTCTCCATGTGTACGTTGTCAGGCGAGAGGCACTGCAGCGGCTCTCCTCTTCACATTGTTGAAGAGAGCTGGAGCCTGTCTTCGCACTAACAAACACACAACATTATTGTGTGTTTGCCTTCATGCTGTAGTAACCTTATGAATGTGTTAATGGAATTCTCTTTAATTAGAGTAAGGATAATTGCAACAGATTGTTCTTTCTTACGCATCCGTATACTGGAAAACAAGCGTATGTTTGTTTGCAGTGAGGTTCTGCATTCTGATTTTCAGTGAGTTGTTTTTGCACTAACGCATGGATAATAAATAGTGCTTGTGTGCTTTGCTGGCACACGTCGAAGactttttcttctgccagaTCCTACTGAGTTGTGCAGTCTGAAGCATTAGCCAGTGGTTTGCAGGTCTAATTATTTTACAGATCATCTAGGGAACGTGGGAAGAGGCTGGGCGTGGTCCAGAATGGCATTTTACATTCTTTCCCCTCACTAGAAGATCCCTGCTAGCCTGATGCTTCCCAAGCTGAGGTAAATGGGCATTTTCCTGAAGTGACAAGGACACAGCTGAGCAGACCCCATTTTCTGAGTGCTGTGCCACACTTGAAAGCATGATCAGGAACGTGAAAAAACCATACTCCCTATCTCAGAGGTCAGCAGCTAGTTAGTGTCTGCCTGTGTTTGTACTGTATGGTTAATAACAACTTagcaggagctgggagatgCTGTTTTCTCGCAGCCCCAGTCCCACAACCTCCTCAGCATCACCTGAAGTCTGCAGAGACTGTAATCTACCAGCTCCTGCTGAGGCAAGGAGCCAGCCCCAGGAAACACAGCTTCTGACTGCACGTCCTGGATGCCTCTGGCATTTTACAGTTGCTTGCtggctcctgccctgcctggcaaAGCGGAGCTGCACAGGATCTAATGTAGATTAAAATAATCCTTCTGTTGGTGTCAGCCAGTCTGTCCAGTGACCTGGGCACACCTCATCTTGGTTAAAGTCCTTATGAATATAGTGTGTCTGAAATGAAACCCCAGCAAAAATTTATAGTGCAAGCAGCCAAGAGCAATGCAAGCAGCCGAGAACTTTTGTTGCCTGTGATGTTCTAAATCAAACATCCCCCTGCAACAGATATTTGCATGAGCAGAGGATGCCGACTTGGCAGGAGGTGGGACAACAGGACAAGACAAGGCTGGACCAGGTGTGTGTCCATCATCAGGGCCCTCCTGCCCATCAGAATGTGGCGctcccaaagcagcacagcagatcCCTCACGTTCTGCCTTCCTGCTACTTCCGTAGCAAACTTTCCCACCTCTCGAGCACACTGCTTCTAGCAGCCAGGTCTGCGAATTCAGCACGTGGCCTGAAAGGAAACCAGCCTTGTCTGTCAACAAAAAGATTCTGCCGCTGGAGAACGGTTAAGAATTACAGTGATGcacaaggcaaaatagcagttAGTCCCTTTGCCCCTATCTCTGATGGCTTTCTATTGCAAACAGGAGCAAAGAACTCTAAAAAAATCCTTCATCGGGAAAGGCAGCAGTTATGACTTTGAGTCCACACATACAGAAGAGCTCTGCTGAGAAAGAAGGGCTATTTTTAGTTGTTTTGAATGTAAAAACCGCTGAGCCCCAAACTTCTGTCTCCTCTGTTCTGTTTGACTTTCTTTTGTTTGACTTTCTTTAATACTACTTACTGGCAAACGTCTGTATGCAGGATATAGGTGGGCTTCAGACTTggaatttctgtcttttttttcccccttcacaTCAGTCTGAAAATCAATCAATGAGCCTTCATACAATAGAGGGAGCAAGTGCCAAGATCTGAATCCATGAAGGGCCCATTCATCTCGTGCACAATCTGAGAGCTCTCCGTATCTACACGACGTGCTTTCTTTTAGCTCTTTTATTTATCTTAACAAGAATGGGAAAACATCCcaagagaacaaaataaatgaggatTACCCAGCAGCACCCTGCCACCTCATCCTGAGCACCTTCCCTCTCTGGGAGCGCTCACTTCAGAGGCTCTGCAGAGAATGTCAGACAAGTCTTTAAATGTTTCTGGGCCATTCTGACAGTGAGTTGAATCTGAGTCAGCCGTGAGCCGTGGCAGCACAAAGGGCCTACCGTACCCAGGGGTGCACTGGGCCCAGCATTGCCAGTGGGTGAGGGAGTgtgaacaggctgcccagggcagtgggcacagccccaagtgCCAGAGTTCCAGGAGCGTTTGGACACCACTTTCAGACGTAGGGTTtagattttgggtggtgctgtgtgaagCCTGGAGTCGGACTCAGTGTTCCGAGTTGGTTCCTCCTGCTCAGGACGTTCTGTGATCctggcttttttctcttttctactgGCTGTCACATCCCTTCTGTAGTAGAAGGGCTGCTCCACTCCCATGGGTGTGTGGGGAGACCAGTCCCTACCTGgggctgcctcctcctgcaAACCCTGAAAAGCCAAGCTGTGCTCAACTCTTGGCAGGTGGGTGACACCAGAGATCCAGGTTTCAGGGTGTTCACCTGCCATGAGGTTAAAATGCAATCATGTGAATGTCAGCCAGCAGCTGTAAGtagcacagctgtgcccagggatTCCAGCAGGCACAATTTCTCCAACTGCTGCTATCCTTGCAGGGCATAGCCTGAGGCACCACCATCAGAAACCCCATTCATTTAGAACCCAGCAAACACTCCTTGGCTGTGAGGGTGTTGgagcaccagcacaggctgcccacaggctgtggaatctcctccttggagatgtCTAAAAGCCACACAGAcctggccctgggcaccctgctctgggtgtccctgctggaacAGAGTTTGGGCCAGCTGGACCCAGAGGGCCCCGGCAgcctcagctgttctgtgatccTGTAGTGGGGAATGGTAATTAACAGGGGATCTGGCTTGCAAAACTGACAGTGCATcatttgcctttcttctttccagttcCTAAATTCATCCTCACAGCTGTCAACCACCTGGTCACTCACGACAATTCTTCCGTGAAGCAGAATGACGGTGAACGtggtaattaaaaaataaataataaaaggtTTCCTGCTCTCTTTTGATTGCAGTAGGACATTGTGGTACAGCAGAAGGGGGTGTGAGGGAGGGGACAGTGGGAGTGCCTCTGGGACGGCTTCTCTCTGCCTCGCGgacacagctgtcacagcaggcaggagggaAAAGCTCACAGGAGGCCCTGCAGTCAGCTGTATGCGCCTTACGCTGCTTCTGAGGAGCTTGCTCCTcctaaatgcaaataaaatgaatgatgTGGCCAGTGCATATTTGCTGTCATCGCTGATGAGAGCACTGCAGTGACTGGACTGGGAAGTCCATTTGGCAGCTGTGAAGTTAATGaagtaaattatttcagaaagcttAATGGGAAGAGACAAGGGGATTCACGTGgtaataatttcttttctaaaataagGTTTTACATGTATTCAGTATTTCCAATACcttattaattatattttacttcaagatttattttaacatcTATTTTGTTTACCAACCATTATTTGGTTTAACATCCTGTAAGGTTCCTATGCCGCAGTGCTGGCCTGCCTGTCTTTTGGACAGACTCGTTAGTTCAAAAGGGATAAGGGGAATATCAGCTTGATGGCTTTATCATCTACAATGTGACTGAATCTGTTCTACCTCCTCTCACTGCAGGTATCGATATCGATCCAAAGGAATCAAGATCTCCAAAGAACGATGGCACCATCGTTAGCAACTCCTTGGCTACATTTGCATATATTAGAGGTAGGAAAATGAGGCAGCTTGGTTCATTAGGTGATGGCATTttggaaggaaggggaaaagggaagatgACTTCAGAAGGTGACAGCTGGTAATCCCAAATTTATAGTAACGGTATTATTACAATATAATTAAAGTCCCGTGGATGGGACTATCACAGTGTAACTGACATTTATAGAATATTTTCCATCCAGAAGGATCCAAACTCTTTTAGGTACTGCTGCCAAGATTTTTTCAATGAATATTTTCAATGGGGGCTGTTAGTTGTTcggtattttttaaaatctggtCCTGATCTGGGAGCAGTGTTGGAGACATCCATTTTTGGAAATGTTGGTTTACATAACTATAAGGATCACTGAAGAGCAGTAAagaaccaaccaaccaaagaaAGCAGCCATCTCCAGTATGGGCCATGACAGGTCTTGTGACTTAACAACGCTAAGGCAAATTTCATTGAGGCCAATAAATTCGTGGTCACCAGATCTCTGACACCATGGGAGAAGTCGAATGGATTTCAGAAGTAAGCATTAAGAAACAACTCCAGAATTAAGATTTCTGCTCCTCTAGAAAGTGGTAGAACCATGCAGCTGTGGAGTCCCTGCCTCTTGTGTTGCTGTACTGACATGCTATCTCAGAACATGCTGGAAACCAAAATGTTCCCTACCCAGTCTGGGCTGGGAATGCTACCATAGCTCCTCAGAGCATGGAGCTGCTCATcccatagaatcaaagaatcgttaagattggaaaagatttctaagatcacctagtccaacccacccccaccacgcccactgcccacgtccctcagtgccacatccacgtggttcctgaacacctgcagggatggtgactccaccacctccttgggcagcctgttcaccactctttctgagaagaatacccaacctgaacctcccctggcacaacttgaggccattccctctcgtcctatcgctgttacctggagAAgtggctgacccccacctcaccacaacctcctctcaggtggttgtagagagcaatgaggtctcccccgATCCTCCTCTTCTCGAGACCAAAgaaccccagctccctcatgTTCCCTCTTTGTGAAGGTAAGACCTGTTTGGGCAGGATGGCTGGAAAAAATGGTGTATTTCTGGCAGGTGATTAACAATGCTAACAAAGTGTGGGTTTTGCACAGCAAGCTGAAGAAGCAGAGACAGTAGAGAGTTCAGTTTCCAAGTACGGGATGCTTCTGGGGCAGGATGCAACAAGtttcccccagccccactgccactgTGGCCATGTAGTGCAGAGCACTGGAAATGGCAGCTGGCTGCTTTGTAGCTAGACTTCGGCAGAGCTGGAGAAGAGTTTATGCGTTGGATTTCTAATTTCAGATCACCCGGAAAGAGCCGCTCTGCTGTTTGTGTCCAGTGTTTGTGTGGGATTAATCCTCACGCTGTGTGCCTTGGTGATCCGCGTGTCCTGCTTTAAAGACTTCcagaaactgcaggaaaagaaggagCACTTGGTGCCAGAAAGCGATGGAGTGGATGAGAGCAGTGAAagcgaggaggaggaagatgaagacTCCTCTGGGTCGGAGCTGCCAGACGAGCTGGCAGAACTTTATAGACCTTCTTACTCAGGTTATAACTCAGCGGAAGCAGCGGACCTGGCTGAGCGGATAGAGAGGAGGGAGCAGATCATGCAAGAAATTTGGATGAACAGTGGTTTGGATATGACACCGCCCAGAAATATGAACACATTTTATATCAACGAGGAATAATGGCGTATTTcagccccctttttttttttttttttttttttttaaaaagaaatgtaccTTCTGTGAAGGAACATTTATAACAGTACGTATAATTATTTGTGAAGTAAGAAGAAATATATGCAATAAAAAGAGAGTTTCAAGCCCTTCGCTGTCCATAAATCGTTCTGTGGAAAAACACGTGCATAAGCTTTCATAGCTCTGAATTATATTATAGATTGCTGTTCAGTGTCATTCGGGACTGCCACATGCGGTTTATGAACTAttagggaaaggaggaaaacaattGAGAAGCGCAATGTAGAGAAGAGCCTTCTGCATTAGGACGTGGCTCTTGTAACCAGTTGGTGTGTTGCAGCTCATAAATCACATGAGAATGTGCTGTTGATGAGAAATGCGTTATTAACAGAAAGAGCAGGACAGGACAGAATTAAACACTGAAGCTTGAAGATGAAGCCTCTTTAGAACATACAGGGAGTGTGAAAAAATAGTGTCCCCTCAACATCTGTTTGGCTGCCCCAACAGCCAGTGCATTTTTCTCTGAGGGAAATGTTtggtcatagaatggcctgggttgaaaaggaccacaacgatcatcgagtttcaacccccctgctatgtgcagggtcgccaaccagcagaccaggctgcccagagccacatccagcctggccttgaatgcctccagggatggggcatccacagcctccttgggcaacctgttccaccgTGTCACCAcactctgggtgaaaaacttcctcctatcatctaacctaaacctcccctgcctcagtttaaaaccatttgcccttgtcctatcactatccaccctcacaaacagccattctccctcctgtttatattctcccttcaagtattggaaggccacagtgaggtctccccggagccttctcttctccaagctaaacaagcccagtgcCTTCAACCGATGATTTTGATGAACCCAAACTTACAACAGCATATTAAGGACGTTCCTTCTTAAGGGAAATGCTGTGTTAATTTTGGtgattttaaagcatattttagAGCTAACATTTGACTTAATGTTATAGTCTGAGGACTTCTTTGGAAGTTCACTTGTTCATACCAGTTGGGTTTGGTGTAGTGCTgtcagacagaaaatgaaatcagaaatgtATCCCAGCTGAAAACACAATCTTTCTGCCTTCAAATAAAATGTCTCCAATATTTCAGCTGCAGCCCACTGGAAATTCAGcaaacaaaaggaggaaaaacgTCACTTCCCAGTGGTAAGACTTCATGAGCTCACTGTGCTTTCCCACTCTGACACTGTGCTTTAGGGCAACGTATCATACGGAATgtgtggaaagaaagaagtgacaCAGCTCGTCATTTCCTGCCTATGCCGAGACAAACCTAAGCATGGGAAAGCTTCATCAGGAGGAAGGAACCCACTCCATGACTAAGGTGCAATCGTGTGCTCAACTGGAAAAATCTCCGTGCCGATTGGCATCCTCTTAGCGGAAGGAAGAGGGGCTGAGGAGCGGGGTGAGCACTCTGAGCACGGGCTGCTATTTCATCCTGTCCGTGGAGAACTTTCCAAGTCGAACTGGGAAAAGCTATCAATCAGTGCTTCATCTTGTGCCCAAATGTTCACTGCTCACAGTGGTATGGAAGTCAGAgtgaaagcaagcaagaaaactCAGACTAAATTATTTTGATCTCTCTGAAATAACACCTTCTGCAGAAAAAGCATCCAGCACggagaacaaaaaataatggGCAACGTGTCTGGCCGCCCAACCTGAccatgcattttatttcatggaCAAGTACGGTGTGTGCCCATTAAAGACAAGCAGTAGTACAGTGACCCACGCTGGTTTCAGTGTCAGGATTGCAGTAAGAAGCAATGGGGTTTTGCCAGCTATTAGTGGGGGTGTATAACCtgggaaaaacaagcagcagaaataccaCAGCCAGTATCTGCCTTCCTTCCAGGCTGAGGGCAGAATACAATTTAAGAGGGTTCTGCAAGTCAGCAGCAATGCCGTGAGGAGGGCATTTCGGAGCATCAAAAGATGATGTTCCAGCAGTAAAATTCTTGCAGTGCCCAGAAAAGCAGCCCAAGACTATTATAAGGGAGACTTTGCAGGCTGTGTGGCTGGTTCTGCATGCATGCAGCTATTAGGCTCAGGCTACTCACACGGCTGCGGGAATGATGTGCATCTGAAAGCAATAGGAGCCAACATCAGCCCTGAGACTGCAACAGCAGTGAGGCTGTTTTAGTTCTCTAccactgttttcaaaacaaCCCGGAACTTAGCAGCAACAATCCTTGCACTGAGGCAAATGGTAAATCAACCTTCCTGAAACTCTCTCAGTAGTTGTCACCATGTGCCACATATACAACACTTACATGGCTACAGCCCAAGCTCCCAGCTGGGCTCTGGTAGTGCAGAAGCAGTGCCTTTTATCAACGGAGCCCAGCAGTGTCCAGGATGCAGCCAGGCcgagggcagcagaggtggtGTGGGCAGGGCTTGGTAGGAAGGAGAGCATGAAGGGCCTGGGAAAGCACAGCCCTGCGTGGGCGAACAGGGAGTGAAGGACCGAAAGCAGGCATAGAAACCTTTGCGTTGGCGCTGCCCGCGTATGAGGAAGCCTAAGGGATACCTACCTGACTGCAAGCATCCTGTTACGTGCAAGGTGTGCAGTCATGCAGAAAAGTCAAACACAAACCAAGGCAGGGGATTTTGTATCAGTTGTGAAGTCATCTGTGGTGTGTTTCCTTGGGCTCACAAAGGAAAGCTGACCTTCGGCCCTTGCTAAAGTAAGCAGAAGTCTGTCCAGAGAGATTTGGAGCCCTGCAAAGCACCACCGGGGTTTTCCTCAGAAAGCCGGATGCCAGCCTGGGAGCAAAAGAGTAACACACAGACTTTGTTGAGGTGCAGTCCTGATGTAGCGCCCAAGTCAGTGCCTGCGATGTCCCATCCAACTGGTGCTCATCACGCTGTGGTTCCGCAGCACTGAGGCGCT of the Gallus gallus isolate bGalGal1 chromosome 1, bGalGal1.mat.broiler.GRCg7b, whole genome shotgun sequence genome contains:
- the EVA1C gene encoding protein eva-1 homolog C isoform X1, coding for MCGTQQPEARMTEPTNCVAPTSLQVSHLVKKVLDECQNLRSCQLLVNSRVFGPDLCPGTTKFLLVSFKCKPTEYKTKSACENQELKLHCQESKFLIIYSATYGSWAHEDNICSAKAERIPQFDCLSHTALEVLSKRCYGKQRCKIIVSSQDFGSPCLPGVAKHLNVSYACVPKFILTAVNHLVTHDNSSVKQNDGERGIDIDPKESRSPKNDGTIVSNSLATFAYIRDHPERAALLFVSSVCVGLILTLCALVIRVSCFKDFQKLQEKKEHLVPESDGVDESSESEEEEDEDSSGSELPDELAELYRPSYSGYNSAEAADLAERIERREQIMQEIWMNSGLDMTPPRNMNTFYINEE
- the EVA1C gene encoding protein eva-1 homolog C isoform X5 produces the protein MRGGDAGQHPRRRQVERGRLLPLLSCAILACCAEVAALRDFSAEYKTKSACENQELKLHCQESKFLIIYSATYGSWAHEDNICSAKAERIPQFDCLSHTALEVLSKRCYGKQRCKIIVSSQDFGSPCLPGVAKHLNVSYACVPKFILTAVNHLVTHDNSSVKQNDGERGIDIDPKESRSPKNDGTIVSNSLATFAYIRDHPERAALLFVSSVCVGLILTLCALVIRVSCFKDFQKLQEKKEHLVPESDGVDESSESEEEEDEDSSGSELPDELAELYRPSYSGYNSAEAADLAERIERREQIMQEIWMNSGLDMTPPRNMNTFYINEE
- the EVA1C gene encoding protein eva-1 homolog C isoform X2, yielding MCGTQQPEARMTEPTNCVAPTSLQKVLDECQNLRSCQLLVNSRVFGPDLCPGTTKFLLVSFKCKPTEYKTKSACENQELKLHCQESKFLIIYSATYGSWAHEDNICSAKAERIPQFDCLSHTALEVLSKRCYGKQRCKIIVSSQDFGSPCLPGVAKHLNVSYACVPKFILTAVNHLVTHDNSSVKQNDGERGIDIDPKESRSPKNDGTIVSNSLATFAYIRDHPERAALLFVSSVCVGLILTLCALVIRVSCFKDFQKLQEKKEHLVPESDGVDESSESEEEEDEDSSGSELPDELAELYRPSYSGYNSAEAADLAERIERREQIMQEIWMNSGLDMTPPRNMNTFYINEE
- the EVA1C gene encoding protein eva-1 homolog C isoform X3 encodes the protein MCGTQQPEARMTEPTNCVAPTSLQVSHLVKKVLDECQNLRSCQLLVNSRVFGPDLCPGTTKFLLVSFKCKPTEYKTKSACENQELKLHCQESKFLIIYSATYGSWAHEDNICSAKAERIPQFVPKFILTAVNHLVTHDNSSVKQNDGERGIDIDPKESRSPKNDGTIVSNSLATFAYIRDHPERAALLFVSSVCVGLILTLCALVIRVSCFKDFQKLQEKKEHLVPESDGVDESSESEEEEDEDSSGSELPDELAELYRPSYSGYNSAEAADLAERIERREQIMQEIWMNSGLDMTPPRNMNTFYINEE
- the EVA1C gene encoding protein eva-1 homolog C isoform X4; translated protein: MCGTQQPEARMTEPTNCVAPTSLQKVLDECQNLRSCQLLVNSRVFGPDLCPGTTKFLLVSFKCKPTEYKTKSACENQELKLHCQESKFLIIYSATYGSWAHEDNICSAKAERIPQFVPKFILTAVNHLVTHDNSSVKQNDGERGIDIDPKESRSPKNDGTIVSNSLATFAYIRDHPERAALLFVSSVCVGLILTLCALVIRVSCFKDFQKLQEKKEHLVPESDGVDESSESEEEEDEDSSGSELPDELAELYRPSYSGYNSAEAADLAERIERREQIMQEIWMNSGLDMTPPRNMNTFYINEE